A window of Streptomyces sp. DG1A-41 contains these coding sequences:
- the hydA gene encoding dihydropyrimidinase, whose protein sequence is MSRTVIRGGLVITASDEIHADVLIEDGRIAALATSGTPAAEAFTADRTIDATGKYVIPGGVDAHTHMELPFGGTFASDTFETGTRAAAWGGTTTIIDFAVQSVGHALREGLDAWHAKAEGNCAIDYGFHMIVSDVNQETLKEMDLLIEEGVTSFKQFMAYPGVFYSDDGQILRAMQRSAENGGLIMMHAENGIAIDVLVEQALARGETDPRYHGEVRKALLEAEATHRAIKLAQVAGAPLYVVHVSAMEAVAELARARDEGLNVFGETCPQYLFLSTDNLAEPDFEGAKYVCSTPLRPREHQAKLWQGLRTNDLQVVSTDHCPFCFVGQKELGRGDFSKIPNGLPGVENRMDLLHQAVLDGHISRRRWIEIACATPARMFGLYPKKGTIAPGADADVVIYDPHAEQVMSAAEHHMNVDYSAYEGKRVTGRVETVLSRGVPVITEREYTGHAGHGVFTPRSTCQYLN, encoded by the coding sequence ATGAGCCGTACAGTCATCCGCGGCGGCCTCGTCATCACCGCATCCGACGAGATCCACGCCGACGTCCTGATCGAGGACGGCCGAATCGCCGCCCTCGCAACCTCCGGAACCCCCGCCGCCGAGGCCTTCACCGCGGACCGGACGATCGACGCCACCGGAAAGTACGTCATCCCCGGCGGCGTCGACGCCCACACCCACATGGAGCTGCCCTTCGGCGGCACCTTCGCCTCCGACACCTTCGAAACCGGCACCCGCGCCGCCGCCTGGGGCGGCACGACCACGATCATCGACTTCGCCGTGCAGAGCGTCGGGCACGCCCTGCGCGAGGGCCTGGACGCCTGGCACGCCAAGGCCGAGGGCAACTGCGCCATCGACTACGGCTTCCACATGATCGTCTCCGACGTGAACCAGGAGACGCTCAAGGAGATGGACCTGCTGATCGAGGAGGGCGTCACCTCCTTCAAGCAGTTCATGGCCTACCCGGGCGTCTTCTACAGCGACGACGGCCAGATCCTGCGCGCCATGCAGCGCTCCGCCGAGAACGGCGGCCTGATCATGATGCACGCCGAGAACGGCATCGCGATCGACGTCCTGGTCGAGCAGGCACTGGCCCGGGGCGAGACCGACCCGCGCTACCACGGCGAGGTCCGCAAGGCCCTGCTGGAGGCCGAGGCCACCCACCGTGCCATCAAGCTCGCGCAGGTCGCGGGCGCGCCCCTGTACGTCGTGCACGTCTCGGCCATGGAGGCGGTCGCCGAGCTGGCCCGGGCACGCGACGAGGGGCTGAACGTCTTCGGGGAGACCTGCCCGCAGTACCTGTTCCTGTCCACCGACAACCTCGCCGAGCCGGACTTCGAGGGCGCGAAGTACGTGTGCAGCACCCCGCTGAGGCCCCGCGAGCACCAGGCCAAGCTGTGGCAGGGGCTGCGCACGAACGACCTCCAGGTCGTCTCCACCGACCACTGCCCCTTCTGCTTCGTGGGCCAGAAGGAACTCGGCCGGGGCGACTTCTCCAAGATCCCCAACGGCCTCCCGGGCGTCGAGAACCGTATGGACCTGCTCCACCAGGCCGTCCTCGACGGGCACATCTCGCGCCGCCGCTGGATCGAGATCGCCTGCGCCACCCCGGCCCGGATGTTCGGCCTGTACCCGAAGAAGGGCACCATCGCGCCGGGCGCCGACGCCGACGTCGTCATCTACGATCCGCACGCCGAGCAGGTCATGTCGGCTGCAGAGCACCACATGAACGTCGACTACTCGGCGTACGAGGGCAAGCGCGTCACCGGCCGCGTCGAGACGGTCCTCTCGCGTGGCGTGCCCGTCATCACCGAGCGGGAGTACACCGGGCACGCCGGGCACGGCGTCTTCACCCCGCGTTCCACCTGTCAGTACCTCAACTAG
- a CDS encoding TIGR03842 family LLM class F420-dependent oxidoreductase, producing MDFGLVLQTDPPASRVISLMKRAERNGFSYGWTFDSAVLWQEPFVIYSQILANTTKLKVGPMVTNPGTRTWEVTASTFATLNDMYGNRTVCGIGRGDSAMRVAGRKPNTLARISEAMKVIRALGSGQEADLGGGTVVRFPWIKPDAELPVWMAAYGPKALRMTGEEADGFILQLADLYLTEYMVKAVKDAAVAAGRDPSEVTICVAAPAYVTEDDSPEALAHARDQCRWFGGMVGNHVADLVSKYGEHSAAVPDELTDYIKAREGYDYSHHGRAGNPDTQFVPDEIVDRFCLIGPVEKHVEKLNALRALGVDQFAVYDMHDAQEAVIDAYGSRVIPAVNG from the coding sequence ATGGACTTCGGACTCGTCCTACAGACCGACCCGCCGGCCTCGCGGGTGATCAGCCTGATGAAGCGCGCGGAACGCAACGGTTTCTCCTACGGCTGGACCTTCGACTCCGCCGTGCTGTGGCAGGAGCCGTTCGTGATCTACAGCCAGATCCTGGCCAACACCACGAAACTGAAGGTCGGGCCGATGGTGACGAACCCGGGCACCCGCACCTGGGAGGTCACCGCCTCCACCTTCGCCACCCTCAACGACATGTACGGCAACCGCACGGTCTGCGGCATCGGCCGCGGAGACTCAGCGATGCGTGTGGCCGGCCGCAAGCCCAACACGCTGGCCCGGATCAGCGAGGCCATGAAGGTCATCCGGGCCCTCGGCAGCGGGCAGGAGGCCGACCTCGGCGGCGGCACGGTCGTCCGCTTCCCGTGGATCAAGCCGGACGCCGAACTCCCCGTGTGGATGGCCGCGTACGGACCCAAGGCCCTGAGGATGACCGGCGAGGAGGCCGACGGGTTCATCCTCCAGCTGGCCGACCTCTATCTGACCGAGTACATGGTCAAGGCCGTGAAGGACGCGGCCGTCGCAGCAGGCCGTGACCCGTCCGAGGTGACCATCTGCGTGGCCGCCCCCGCCTATGTCACCGAGGACGACTCGCCCGAGGCGCTCGCCCACGCGCGCGACCAGTGCCGGTGGTTCGGCGGGATGGTCGGCAACCACGTGGCCGACCTGGTGTCCAAATACGGCGAGCACTCCGCGGCCGTCCCCGACGAACTCACCGACTACATCAAGGCACGGGAGGGATACGACTACTCCCACCACGGCCGCGCCGGCAACCCCGACACCCAGTTCGTGCCCGACGAGATCGTCGACCGGTTCTGCCTGATCGGCCCGGTCGAGAAGCACGTCGAGAAACTGAACGCGCTGCGCGCGCTCGGCGTGGACCAGTTCGCCGTCTACGACATGCACGACGCACAGGAAGCCGTGATCGACGCGTACGGATCACGGGTGATCCCGGCCGTCAACGGCTGA
- a CDS encoding NCS1 family nucleobase:cation symporter-1: MTDTAPTATPPTTQVTLADGRVEIAPGAPAPTGPYANEDLLPVPVEKRTWTTYNFSALWVGMAHNTASWTLASGLIAVGMDWKQAVFTIALANVIVLIPMLLTGHAGPKYGIPFPVFARASFGIRGANLPAVVRALVACGWFGIQTWIGGEAIYFLAGKLVGSGWTDAAKVGGYAWTMWLSFAIFWALQVVIIYRGMETIRRFENWAAPFVLVGAFVMLWWMSDKAGGFGPLLDQPSKLGWGADFWTLFAPALMGMIGFWSTLSLNIPDFTRYGKSQKAQTWGQALGLPTTMTLFAFLSVMVTSGSQAVYGEAIWDPVQLAAKTDNTVGLLFALVTVLVATLSVNVAANLVSPAFDFSNIAPRRISFRAGALATCVLGVLIFPWKLYSDPQGYIFTWLGLVGGLLGTVAGILIADYWILRRAKLDLADLYRTGGRYWYEGGWNWRAVVAFAVGGVLAVGGASFKPLIDGRPIPALAGLADYGWAVGLGTSMLLYLVLMAARGRDRTLV, from the coding sequence ATGACCGATACCGCTCCCACGGCCACACCGCCGACCACCCAAGTCACCCTCGCCGACGGCCGGGTGGAGATCGCCCCGGGCGCCCCCGCACCGACCGGTCCTTACGCCAACGAGGACCTGCTGCCGGTTCCCGTCGAGAAGCGCACCTGGACGACGTACAACTTCTCCGCGCTGTGGGTCGGCATGGCCCACAACACGGCCTCCTGGACCCTGGCCTCCGGTCTCATCGCCGTCGGCATGGACTGGAAGCAGGCGGTGTTCACCATCGCCCTGGCCAATGTGATCGTGCTGATACCGATGCTGCTCACGGGGCACGCCGGACCCAAGTACGGCATACCCTTCCCGGTCTTCGCCCGGGCCTCCTTCGGCATCCGCGGGGCCAACCTGCCCGCCGTCGTACGGGCCCTGGTGGCGTGCGGCTGGTTCGGCATCCAGACCTGGATCGGCGGCGAGGCCATCTACTTCCTGGCCGGCAAGCTCGTCGGCAGCGGCTGGACGGACGCGGCGAAGGTCGGCGGTTACGCCTGGACCATGTGGCTGTCGTTCGCGATCTTCTGGGCGTTGCAGGTCGTCATCATCTACCGCGGCATGGAGACCATCCGCCGCTTCGAGAACTGGGCGGCGCCCTTCGTGCTCGTCGGCGCGTTCGTGATGCTGTGGTGGATGAGCGACAAGGCGGGTGGCTTTGGCCCGCTGCTCGACCAGCCGTCGAAGCTCGGCTGGGGCGCCGACTTCTGGACGCTGTTCGCACCCGCGCTCATGGGCATGATCGGTTTCTGGTCCACGCTGTCGCTGAACATCCCCGACTTCACCCGCTACGGCAAGAGCCAGAAGGCGCAGACGTGGGGTCAGGCCCTCGGTCTGCCGACGACCATGACGCTGTTCGCGTTCCTGTCCGTGATGGTCACCTCGGGCTCGCAGGCGGTCTACGGCGAGGCGATCTGGGACCCGGTACAGCTCGCGGCCAAGACCGACAACACGGTGGGCCTGCTGTTCGCCCTCGTCACCGTCCTGGTGGCGACGCTGTCCGTCAACGTCGCGGCCAACCTGGTCTCGCCGGCGTTCGACTTCTCCAACATCGCGCCACGGAGGATCAGTTTCCGGGCCGGCGCGCTCGCCACCTGCGTCCTCGGGGTGCTGATCTTCCCGTGGAAGCTGTACTCCGACCCGCAGGGCTACATCTTCACCTGGCTCGGCCTGGTCGGCGGCCTGCTCGGCACCGTCGCGGGCATCCTCATCGCCGACTACTGGATCCTGCGCCGCGCCAAGCTCGACCTGGCCGACCTGTACCGCACGGGCGGCCGCTACTGGTACGAGGGCGGCTGGAACTGGCGGGCCGTCGTCGCCTTCGCGGTCGGCGGTGTCCTCGCTGTCGGCGGCGCCAGCTTCAAGCCGCTGATCGACGGCCGCCCCATCCCGGCGCTGGCCGGCCTGGCCGACTACGGCTGGGCGGTGGGCCTGGGCACGTCGATGCTGCTGTACCTGGTGCTGATGGCGGCACGAGGCCGGGACCGGACCCTCGTCTGA
- a CDS encoding class I SAM-dependent methyltransferase: MPSLPPGASQDIPQLPAVREDILAYYALGKEDARLRQGSGRLEFWRTQDVLRRLLPAPPARVLDVGGGSGVHAEWLAEDGYQAELVDPVPLHLEQAARLPGVSVRAGDARALPAEDGAYDVVLLLGPLYHLPERADRVRALSEARRAVRSGGLVVAATINRYAALHDLLREERYFEPAHRARTDSVSEHGRHPSQQEGSLFTTAYLAQPDEPPGEFTQAGLAVDGQYGVEGVAWLMGGVEQWLDDPERREAVLAATRRIESEPALLGASGHLLTAGRRLP, from the coding sequence ATGCCTTCGTTACCCCCTGGGGCAAGTCAGGACATACCCCAACTCCCCGCTGTCCGAGAGGACATCCTCGCCTACTACGCCCTCGGCAAGGAGGACGCCCGCCTTCGGCAGGGCTCCGGCCGCCTGGAGTTCTGGCGCACGCAGGACGTGCTCCGGCGGCTCCTGCCCGCGCCTCCGGCACGCGTGCTGGACGTCGGCGGCGGCAGCGGTGTGCACGCGGAGTGGCTTGCCGAGGACGGGTACCAGGCCGAGCTCGTCGATCCCGTGCCGCTGCACCTGGAACAGGCGGCGCGGCTGCCCGGCGTCTCGGTCCGTGCCGGGGACGCCCGGGCCCTGCCCGCCGAGGACGGCGCGTACGACGTGGTGCTGCTGCTCGGCCCGCTGTACCACCTGCCGGAGCGGGCCGACCGGGTCCGCGCACTGAGTGAGGCGCGCCGGGCGGTGCGGTCCGGAGGTCTGGTCGTCGCGGCCACCATCAACCGGTACGCGGCCCTGCACGACCTGCTGCGCGAGGAGCGCTACTTCGAGCCCGCCCACCGGGCCCGGACCGACTCCGTCTCGGAGCACGGCCGGCACCCCTCCCAACAGGAGGGCAGTCTCTTCACCACCGCGTATCTCGCCCAACCGGACGAGCCGCCAGGGGAGTTCACCCAGGCGGGACTCGCCGTCGACGGCCAGTACGGCGTCGAGGGCGTCGCTTGGCTCATGGGCGGTGTGGAGCAGTGGCTGGACGACCCGGAGCGCCGCGAGGCCGTCCTGGCCGCGACCCGGCGCATCGAGTCCGAGCCGGCGCTGCTGGGCGCGAGCGGCCACCTGCTGACGGCGGGAAGACGACTGCCCTGA
- a CDS encoding sugar ABC transporter permease — MLFLVAPIAGVVVISFFDWNLMGTPRFVGLANYREMMGDNEVWRAMRNTVYYVLLNIPAQTVLALLLALAMNRKLRGGKVFRVLFVLPWMAMPVALGIVWSWAFDPQHGVVNQFLALFGVDGPAWLSSTGWAMPVLASVNIWQYTGYTMLFLLAGLQAIPESLYEAADLDGAKSVQRFFRITLPLLRPSMFFVLVTNTIGSFQMFDTVYVMTQGGPGGSTDTMNYHIYQQAFQLFRSGYASALAMLLFAVILLVTAVQVLYFRKRTVYDFS, encoded by the coding sequence GTGCTCTTCCTGGTCGCGCCGATCGCCGGGGTCGTCGTCATCAGCTTCTTCGACTGGAACCTGATGGGCACCCCGCGTTTCGTCGGGCTGGCGAACTACCGCGAGATGATGGGCGACAACGAGGTGTGGCGCGCGATGCGCAACACCGTGTACTACGTGCTGCTGAACATCCCCGCGCAGACCGTGCTGGCCCTGCTGCTCGCCCTGGCGATGAACCGGAAGCTGCGCGGCGGCAAGGTGTTCCGGGTGCTGTTCGTCCTGCCGTGGATGGCCATGCCGGTGGCCCTCGGCATCGTCTGGAGCTGGGCGTTCGACCCGCAGCACGGCGTGGTCAACCAGTTCCTGGCCCTGTTCGGCGTGGACGGCCCGGCGTGGCTGTCGTCCACCGGCTGGGCGATGCCGGTGCTGGCCTCGGTCAACATCTGGCAGTACACGGGCTACACCATGCTGTTCCTGCTGGCGGGCCTCCAGGCGATCCCCGAATCGCTCTACGAGGCGGCCGACCTGGACGGGGCGAAATCCGTGCAGCGCTTCTTCCGGATCACGCTGCCGCTGCTGCGCCCCTCGATGTTCTTCGTGCTGGTGACCAACACCATCGGGTCGTTCCAGATGTTCGACACCGTCTACGTGATGACCCAGGGCGGGCCGGGCGGGTCGACGGACACGATGAACTACCACATCTACCAGCAGGCGTTCCAGCTGTTCCGCAGCGGCTACGCCTCGGCGCTGGCGATGCTGCTGTTCGCCGTGATCCTGCTGGTGACGGCAGTCCAGGTCCTGTACTTCCGCAAGCGCACCGTCTACGACTTCAGCTGA
- a CDS encoding carbohydrate ABC transporter permease: MSSLSTAVRRTTLYGILAAGALLSVAPYLLTLNGALKRPSDLLSTEAWVPAHPATSGNFAAVWNQYGMSSFLLHTLVVAVLVTAGQVVFSALAAYALARMEFPGRDWLFWGYLATMMVPQMITLVPLFLMMREMGMVDTYAGLILPTVFGTPYGVFLVRQHFRTVPKDLEAAARIDGASTWTILVRIMLPLSRPILATLAIITFVNTWNNLIWPLIITNSDRTRVVTVGIAALQGEHVSDLPHIVLAGAALALLPLIAVFLLFQRHIVRSIALTGLK; encoded by the coding sequence ATGTCTTCTCTCTCCACCGCCGTCCGCAGGACAACGCTGTACGGGATCCTCGCCGCCGGAGCGCTGCTGTCGGTCGCCCCCTACCTGCTGACACTGAACGGCGCGCTCAAGCGGCCGTCGGACCTGCTGTCCACCGAGGCCTGGGTTCCCGCGCATCCGGCCACGTCCGGCAACTTCGCCGCCGTGTGGAACCAGTACGGAATGTCGTCCTTCCTGCTGCACACCCTGGTCGTGGCGGTCCTCGTCACCGCCGGGCAGGTGGTGTTCAGCGCACTGGCGGCGTACGCGCTCGCCCGGATGGAGTTCCCGGGGCGCGACTGGCTCTTCTGGGGCTACCTCGCCACCATGATGGTGCCTCAGATGATCACGCTCGTACCGCTGTTCCTGATGATGCGTGAAATGGGCATGGTGGACACGTACGCGGGCCTGATCCTGCCCACCGTCTTCGGCACCCCGTACGGCGTCTTCCTGGTTCGTCAGCACTTCCGCACCGTCCCCAAGGACCTGGAAGCCGCCGCCCGCATCGACGGGGCGAGCACCTGGACCATCCTCGTGCGGATCATGCTGCCGCTGAGCCGTCCGATCCTCGCCACGCTCGCGATCATCACGTTCGTCAACACCTGGAACAACCTGATCTGGCCGCTGATCATCACCAACAGCGACCGGACCCGGGTGGTCACCGTCGGCATCGCCGCCCTCCAGGGCGAACACGTCTCCGACCTGCCGCACATCGTGCTGGCCGGAGCCGCGCTGGCCCTGTTGCCCCTGATCGCCGTGTTCCTCCTCTTCCAACGGCACATCGTCCGCTCCATCGCCCTCACCGGCCTCAAGTAG
- a CDS encoding sugar ABC transporter substrate-binding protein has translation MSASSRRALAATATGAVLLCLTTACGSSGSDTASSGGTVTLRYAIWDAVQEPALKKSIDAFEKQHPNIKVKIELNAWAQYWSKLQTQMAGRTAPDVFWDHVAYFPQFSQQGVLADLTPYIKADKLDTSIYDAKLLAGWQQDGKQYGLPKDWDTIAQVYNKTMLKKAGLTQDELGGLSWNTTDGGSFVKALQKLTIDVNGKHPNEKGFDSKHVKQYGLALGSSNGQTDWWNAALQNGCKLQDKAWGKWTINQPSCVEAIQFIRDLRLKYHVAVPASVTNTPNGASLPQVLARKQAAVVWDGSWDLNAYQSSMKGNFGVAELPSGPVGKGTVYNGLSNALYAGSKHPKEAWELVKWLGSEESQKIIVSEGSVWPGIPTLNKDFVAVWKQRGVDVSAFSKEAEGTTAGYPLTTSSATYNVKVQDAFNQVWLGQQSPQAAADSVNEESNAAVK, from the coding sequence ATGTCCGCATCCTCCAGAAGAGCCCTGGCCGCCACGGCCACCGGCGCAGTCCTGCTCTGCCTCACCACTGCCTGCGGCTCGTCCGGCTCGGACACCGCCTCGTCCGGCGGTACCGTCACCCTGCGGTACGCCATCTGGGACGCGGTCCAGGAGCCGGCGCTGAAGAAGTCGATCGACGCGTTCGAGAAGCAGCACCCGAACATCAAGGTCAAGATCGAGCTGAACGCCTGGGCGCAGTACTGGAGCAAGCTGCAGACCCAGATGGCCGGCCGCACCGCGCCCGATGTCTTCTGGGACCACGTGGCGTACTTCCCGCAGTTCTCCCAGCAGGGCGTCCTCGCCGACCTCACCCCGTACATCAAGGCCGACAAGCTGGACACGTCGATCTACGACGCCAAGCTACTGGCGGGCTGGCAGCAGGACGGCAAGCAGTACGGCCTGCCGAAGGACTGGGACACCATCGCCCAGGTCTACAACAAGACCATGCTCAAGAAGGCGGGGCTGACACAGGACGAGCTGGGCGGCCTGTCCTGGAACACCACCGACGGCGGCAGCTTCGTCAAGGCCCTGCAGAAGCTCACCATCGACGTCAACGGCAAGCACCCGAACGAGAAGGGCTTCGACAGCAAGCACGTCAAGCAGTACGGTCTCGCGCTCGGTTCGTCCAACGGCCAGACGGACTGGTGGAACGCGGCCCTGCAGAACGGCTGCAAGCTCCAGGACAAGGCGTGGGGCAAGTGGACGATCAACCAGCCCTCCTGCGTGGAGGCCATCCAGTTCATCCGGGACTTGCGGCTGAAGTACCACGTCGCGGTGCCGGCCTCCGTCACCAACACGCCGAACGGGGCGTCCCTGCCGCAGGTGCTGGCCCGTAAGCAGGCGGCCGTGGTGTGGGACGGCAGCTGGGATCTCAACGCCTACCAGAGCTCGATGAAGGGCAACTTCGGCGTCGCCGAGCTGCCCAGCGGCCCGGTCGGGAAGGGCACGGTGTACAACGGGCTCAGCAACGCCCTGTACGCGGGCAGCAAGCACCCCAAGGAGGCGTGGGAACTGGTGAAGTGGCTCGGGTCCGAGGAGTCCCAGAAGATCATCGTCTCCGAGGGGTCGGTGTGGCCGGGCATTCCCACGCTCAACAAGGACTTCGTGGCCGTGTGGAAGCAGCGGGGTGTGGACGTCAGTGCCTTCTCCAAGGAGGCTGAGGGCACGACCGCCGGGTATCCGCTGACCACCTCCTCGGCGACGTACAACGTCAAGGTGCAGGACGCCTTCAACCAGGTGTGGCTGGGCCAGCAGTCCCCCCAGGCGGCGGCGGACTCCGTCAACGAGGAGTCCAACGCGGCCGTCAAGTAG
- a CDS encoding LacI family DNA-binding transcriptional regulator — protein sequence MQNHTPARPDEEPSQGGADRQRSVSIFDVAKAAGVSHQTVSRVVNGSPKVRKATRERVLQVIDELGYKPNRLARALAGGVVRSVTVLTSDTTLYGASLALRGIEEAARAADFAVSVSVLDENSPLTPDDVAGRLARPGEPVLVIAFNAPGERVWRALPAEFPAAAVVERPQKAGQTGGRPEAWLDDRAAAAQATRYLLGLGHRTVHYMTIPSSTARVGQRAEGWRDALGAASLPVPELLEGGWSPRSGYLAARTVVADPQVTAVLCGNDDLALGVLRAAREAGRDVPGELSVMGFDDAPYAAYTHPTLTTVRLDFEGLGRGAFGMLHRLLDPDNAPAPSLWAEPELIVRESTGPAPHRPA from the coding sequence ATGCAGAACCACACCCCGGCCCGCCCTGACGAGGAGCCGTCCCAGGGCGGCGCCGACCGCCAGCGGTCCGTCAGCATCTTCGACGTCGCCAAGGCGGCCGGGGTCTCCCACCAGACCGTCTCCCGGGTGGTCAACGGCAGTCCCAAGGTCAGGAAGGCCACCCGGGAACGAGTGCTGCAGGTCATCGACGAACTCGGTTACAAGCCCAACCGGCTCGCCCGGGCACTGGCCGGGGGAGTGGTGCGCTCGGTCACCGTGCTCACCTCGGACACCACCCTGTACGGCGCCTCCCTCGCCCTTCGGGGCATAGAGGAGGCGGCCCGCGCGGCGGACTTCGCCGTGTCGGTCAGCGTCCTGGACGAGAACTCACCGTTGACGCCGGACGACGTCGCCGGGCGGCTCGCCCGCCCCGGGGAACCCGTCCTGGTGATCGCCTTCAACGCGCCCGGCGAACGGGTCTGGCGGGCGTTGCCCGCCGAGTTCCCGGCGGCCGCCGTGGTGGAGCGGCCGCAAAAGGCCGGGCAGACGGGCGGCAGGCCGGAAGCCTGGCTCGACGACCGGGCGGCGGCGGCGCAGGCCACCCGGTACCTGCTCGGCCTCGGCCACCGCACCGTCCACTACATGACGATCCCGTCCTCGACGGCCAGGGTCGGGCAGCGCGCCGAGGGCTGGCGGGACGCTCTCGGCGCCGCCTCTCTGCCCGTACCCGAGCTGCTGGAAGGCGGCTGGAGCCCGCGATCCGGGTATCTGGCCGCCCGCACCGTGGTCGCCGACCCGCAGGTCACCGCCGTTCTGTGCGGCAACGACGATCTCGCGCTCGGTGTTCTGCGGGCGGCCCGGGAGGCGGGCCGTGACGTGCCGGGCGAGCTCAGTGTCATGGGCTTCGACGACGCGCCGTACGCGGCGTACACCCATCCCACCCTGACCACCGTACGGCTGGACTTCGAAGGGCTGGGGCGGGGCGCTTTCGGGATGCTGCACCGGCTGCTCGACCCGGACAACGCCCCGGCGCCCTCCCTGTGGGCCGAACCGGAACTGATCGTCCGGGAGAGCACCGGCCCGGCGCCGCACCGGCCCGCCTGA